A part of Corynebacterium afermentans subsp. lipophilum genomic DNA contains:
- a CDS encoding GNAT family N-acetyltransferase, with protein MLDATTLPITLENTRLRPLSELDADAYAAGTKDEAVRRFGHLPESDYTPESVRRMIRDEVAEGLSSGTLAVLALVDAETDRFVGSLVLFDVSSEAAEVGFWIHPDARGAGHARRGLELASRFARNSGLRTLTARTLPENKASQRCLTNAGFREVERAVGTTPAGQCEELFHYRRDLKPTAQWPLATERLRLRPHNADDAEWLHELYSQPDVARYLLDEPWTAEVTHDKLTERLAKTDIDGETGALALVIEHDGVPIGDVALWLTDHEHRQGEIGWVLNPAHGGQGFASEAVRAVLALGFDHYKLHRVTAQMDARNSASAALARRVGLRLEAHHVQDWFSKGEWTDTLIFARLASERMRQ; from the coding sequence ATGCTGGATGCCACTACCCTCCCGATCACCCTTGAGAACACTCGCCTACGCCCCCTCTCTGAGCTGGACGCAGACGCGTATGCAGCCGGCACCAAGGATGAAGCTGTGCGGCGCTTCGGCCACCTACCCGAGTCCGACTACACCCCAGAGTCCGTGCGACGGATGATCCGTGACGAGGTTGCTGAGGGCCTGTCGTCCGGCACGCTGGCAGTCCTCGCACTTGTCGATGCTGAGACGGACCGGTTTGTGGGCTCCTTGGTGCTCTTCGACGTCAGCTCCGAGGCTGCCGAGGTCGGGTTCTGGATTCATCCGGATGCGCGGGGAGCAGGGCACGCTCGTCGGGGCCTGGAGTTGGCATCGCGCTTCGCACGCAACAGTGGACTGCGAACCTTGACAGCACGCACGCTCCCGGAGAACAAGGCCTCCCAGCGGTGCTTGACGAACGCAGGGTTCCGTGAGGTCGAGCGAGCCGTCGGGACCACGCCCGCAGGACAGTGCGAGGAACTATTCCATTACCGGCGCGATCTCAAGCCCACCGCCCAGTGGCCGTTGGCGACGGAGCGGCTTCGACTCCGTCCACATAACGCCGACGATGCCGAATGGCTTCACGAGCTGTACTCGCAACCCGACGTTGCCCGCTACCTGCTGGACGAGCCATGGACCGCGGAAGTCACCCACGACAAGCTCACCGAACGCCTAGCGAAGACTGACATCGATGGCGAGACTGGCGCGCTTGCGCTGGTCATCGAGCATGACGGCGTCCCGATCGGAGACGTCGCGTTGTGGCTCACCGATCACGAGCACCGACAAGGTGAGATCGGGTGGGTTCTCAACCCGGCGCACGGGGGGCAAGGTTTCGCCAGCGAAGCCGTCCGAGCAGTACTCGCCCTCGGGTTTGACCACTACAAGCTCCACCGCGTCACCGCGCAGATGGATGCCCGAAACAGCGCCTCGGCAGCACTCGCCCGTCGTGTCGGGCTCCGGCTCGAAGCACATCACGTCCAGGACTGGTTCAGCAAGGGCGAATGGACCGACACCCTCATCTTCGCGCGACTTGCCTCCGAGCGCATGCGCCAATGA
- a CDS encoding thioredoxin domain-containing protein, with product MTTRKVENPNKKGNTAFIWAVLAVLAIALVVIGLIVFNGRENRSAAIQEEMIDVEGINVAWDGEENTIHLTGDNADAKTAELFEDFSCTHCADLHIATDEAMLEKLKAGEINVDLRPMTALDQGQEGHSTKALAAELALIANGDLAQAFTVRDYLFQNQQSAFNKYDNDGFADLAKDYEASDAAIQDIRDGKYIEAAKRMGSENMKYQEDETGDAWTPRVLVDGKDIEDIEGKRDNWPETLAGM from the coding sequence GTGACCACACGTAAAGTGGAAAACCCGAATAAGAAGGGCAACACCGCCTTCATCTGGGCGGTCCTCGCCGTCCTGGCTATTGCCCTCGTGGTGATCGGCCTGATCGTCTTCAACGGCCGCGAAAACCGCAGCGCCGCCATCCAGGAAGAGATGATCGACGTCGAGGGCATCAACGTTGCCTGGGACGGGGAGGAAAACACCATCCACCTCACCGGCGACAATGCCGACGCGAAGACTGCCGAGCTGTTCGAAGACTTCTCCTGCACCCACTGTGCGGACCTGCACATCGCCACCGACGAGGCGATGCTGGAGAAGCTCAAGGCTGGCGAGATCAACGTCGACCTGCGCCCGATGACCGCCCTGGATCAAGGCCAGGAGGGCCACTCCACCAAGGCGCTCGCTGCCGAGCTGGCACTGATCGCCAACGGTGACCTGGCCCAGGCGTTCACCGTCCGCGACTACCTGTTCCAGAACCAGCAGTCCGCATTCAACAAGTACGACAACGACGGTTTCGCCGACCTGGCCAAGGACTACGAGGCATCCGACGCTGCCATCCAGGACATCCGCGACGGCAAGTACATCGAGGCCGCCAAGCGCATGGGCTCCGAGAACATGAAGTACCAGGAGGACGAGACCGGCGACGCATGGACCCCGCGCGTCCTGGTCGACGGCAAGGACATCGAGGACATCGAGGGCAAGCGCGATAACTGGCCGGAGACCCTGGCTGGCATGTAA
- a CDS encoding FadR/GntR family transcriptional regulator, with product MATSGHRSSQPLLSSILDTLGEEIVSGSQPEGHTFTLHDLSERFGISRTVAREAMRALEQLGLVSSSRRVGLKVLPQSEWNVFDHAIISWRLRTEEQRPAQLASLRELRDAIEPTAARLAAVNATKEQARRLCELADQIVELAGQDAGNSDAFQEADLEFHALMLEASGNEMFVALTPPIMDIMSGRSLYGIMPDDPHVDTMQIHVDLAQAIASGNADAAEDASRRLLRGVNDFMEM from the coding sequence GTGGCTACAAGCGGTCATCGGTCCTCTCAGCCACTGCTTTCGTCGATCCTGGACACGCTCGGCGAGGAAATCGTGTCCGGCAGCCAGCCCGAGGGGCACACGTTCACTCTCCACGACCTGTCGGAGCGCTTCGGCATCTCCCGCACCGTCGCCCGCGAGGCGATGCGCGCGCTCGAGCAGCTGGGGCTGGTGTCTTCGTCCCGGCGCGTGGGGCTGAAGGTTCTGCCGCAAAGCGAGTGGAACGTGTTCGACCACGCGATTATCTCCTGGCGCCTGCGCACTGAGGAGCAGCGCCCGGCACAGTTGGCGTCGTTGCGCGAGCTGCGCGACGCCATCGAGCCCACCGCCGCCCGCCTCGCCGCCGTCAACGCCACGAAGGAGCAGGCGCGCCGCCTGTGCGAGCTAGCAGACCAGATTGTGGAGCTGGCTGGTCAGGATGCCGGCAACTCGGACGCATTCCAGGAGGCGGACCTGGAGTTCCACGCGCTCATGCTTGAGGCGTCGGGCAACGAGATGTTTGTGGCGCTTACCCCACCGATCATGGACATCATGTCCGGCCGCTCGCTATACGGCATCATGCCGGACGACCCGCACGTGGACACCATGCAGATCCACGTGGATCTGGCACAAGCCATTGCTTCCGGCAATGCGGATGCTGCAGAGGATGCTTCTCGGCGTCTCCTCCGCGGCGTCAACGATTTCATGGAGATGTAG
- the nrdF gene encoding class 1b ribonucleoside-diphosphate reductase subunit beta: MTDDYARYLESHEKPVKAINWNSVPDDKDLEVWDRLTGNFWLPEKIPVSNDIPSWNTLNEEEKQATMRVFTGLTLLDTIQGTVGAVSLLPDANSLHEEAVLTNIAFMESVHAKSYSNIFMTLADTPAINDAFRWSEENEYLQRKAKIILSYYEGDDPLKRKIASVMLESFLFYSGFYLPLNWSVHSKLTNTADIIRLIIRDEAVHGYYIGYKYQVALRGESEERKEELKDYAFELLYDLYENENQYTEDIYDALGWTEDVKRFLRYNANKALNNLGYEGLFPVDETKVSPAILASLSPNADENHDFFSGSGSSYVIGRAEDTQDDDWDF; this comes from the coding sequence ATGACTGACGATTACGCGCGTTACCTCGAGTCCCACGAAAAGCCCGTGAAGGCTATTAACTGGAATAGCGTCCCGGACGACAAGGACCTTGAAGTGTGGGATCGCCTGACCGGCAACTTCTGGCTCCCGGAAAAGATCCCGGTGTCCAACGACATCCCGAGCTGGAACACCCTCAACGAAGAGGAAAAGCAAGCCACCATGCGCGTGTTCACCGGCCTGACGCTGCTGGACACCATCCAGGGCACCGTCGGCGCGGTCTCGCTGCTGCCGGACGCGAATTCGCTGCACGAGGAGGCGGTGCTGACCAACATCGCCTTCATGGAGTCGGTGCACGCGAAGTCTTACTCCAACATCTTCATGACCCTTGCGGACACTCCCGCAATTAACGACGCGTTCCGCTGGTCCGAGGAAAACGAGTACCTCCAGCGCAAGGCGAAAATCATCCTGAGCTACTACGAGGGCGACGACCCGCTCAAGCGCAAGATTGCGTCTGTGATGCTGGAGTCCTTCCTGTTCTACTCCGGCTTCTACCTGCCGCTGAACTGGTCGGTGCACTCCAAGCTGACCAACACCGCCGACATCATCCGCCTGATCATCCGCGACGAGGCGGTGCACGGCTACTACATCGGCTACAAGTACCAGGTGGCGCTGCGAGGCGAGTCCGAGGAGCGCAAGGAGGAGCTGAAGGACTACGCATTCGAGCTGCTCTACGACCTTTACGAGAACGAGAACCAGTACACCGAGGACATCTACGATGCGCTCGGCTGGACCGAGGACGTGAAGCGCTTCCTGCGGTACAACGCCAACAAGGCGCTGAACAACCTCGGCTATGAGGGCCTGTTCCCGGTGGACGAGACGAAGGTGTCGCCGGCAATTTTGGCGTCGTTGTCGCCGAACGCGGACGAGAACCACGACTTCTTCTCGGGTTCCGGCTCCTCCTACGTCATTGGGCGAGCGGAGGATACCCAGGACGACGACTGGGATTTTTAG
- a CDS encoding methylated-DNA--[protein]-cysteine S-methyltransferase — translation MFASPIGPLRLVASERGVTRVCFEGEQLPIDEPSDHSVATQQLSEYFARTRRKFTVPLDLQNVTDFRAAVLRELAKVPYGETTSYAELARAVGNPKAVRAVGSTCATNPLPLFIPCHRVLRSDGHLGGYRGGTEAKRFLLRLEGIDV, via the coding sequence ATGTTTGCGTCACCGATCGGACCGTTGCGCCTCGTCGCCAGTGAGCGCGGCGTGACCCGCGTGTGCTTCGAGGGGGAGCAGCTGCCTATCGACGAACCTTCGGACCACTCCGTAGCCACCCAGCAGCTGTCCGAGTACTTCGCCCGCACACGCCGGAAGTTCACCGTGCCGCTGGACCTACAGAACGTGACTGATTTCCGCGCTGCGGTGCTTCGCGAGCTGGCGAAAGTCCCGTACGGGGAGACCACCTCCTACGCGGAGCTCGCCCGCGCGGTGGGCAACCCCAAGGCGGTGCGCGCCGTGGGCAGCACGTGCGCCACCAACCCGCTGCCGCTGTTCATCCCGTGCCACCGGGTGCTGCGCAGCGACGGCCATCTTGGCGGTTACCGTGGCGGGACAGAGGCAAAACGTTTCTTACTGCGATTGGAGGGCATCGATGTCTGA
- the nadE gene encoding ammonia-dependent NAD(+) synthetase, with product MSAMQSEIIATLGVAPTIDPATEITRRVQFLVDYLDTTGAKGYVLGISGGQDSTLAGRLAQLAVEKRRADGQEAAFVAVRLPHGVQADEDDAQLALQFIQPDETVTVDIEPATTAMAGAVAGALGADRLGDFNKGNVKARMRMIAQYAIAGERGLLVVGSDHAAENITGFFTKHGDGAADLIPLAGLNKRQGAALLDHLDAEPRLWEKVPTADLEEDRPALPDEEALGVTYAHIDDYLEGKQIPQEAAERLEHLWRIGQHKRHLPPGPNDTWWR from the coding sequence ATGAGCGCCATGCAGTCAGAGATCATCGCCACCCTCGGCGTGGCACCGACCATCGACCCAGCAACCGAGATCACCCGGCGCGTGCAGTTCCTGGTGGACTACCTAGACACCACCGGCGCGAAGGGGTACGTACTCGGCATTTCCGGCGGGCAGGACTCCACGCTCGCCGGGCGCCTGGCGCAACTGGCGGTGGAGAAGCGCCGCGCGGACGGCCAGGAAGCGGCGTTTGTGGCGGTGCGGCTGCCCCACGGCGTGCAGGCCGACGAGGACGACGCGCAGCTGGCGCTGCAGTTCATCCAGCCCGACGAGACGGTCACGGTGGACATCGAGCCAGCCACCACCGCGATGGCGGGTGCTGTGGCGGGCGCGTTGGGAGCGGACCGCCTCGGCGACTTCAACAAGGGCAACGTCAAGGCGCGCATGCGCATGATCGCCCAGTACGCCATCGCCGGCGAGCGCGGATTGCTGGTGGTGGGCTCGGACCATGCGGCGGAGAACATCACCGGGTTTTTCACCAAACACGGCGACGGCGCCGCAGACCTTATCCCGCTGGCCGGGTTGAACAAACGCCAGGGCGCGGCGCTACTAGACCACCTCGACGCCGAGCCCCGCCTGTGGGAGAAGGTGCCCACCGCGGACCTGGAAGAAGACCGCCCCGCGCTTCCCGACGAAGAGGCGCTCGGCGTCACCTACGCCCACATCGACGACTACCTGGAGGGCAAACAGATCCCGCAAGAGGCCGCCGAGCGCCTCGAGCACCTGTGGCGCATCGGCCAGCACAAGCGCCACCTGCCGCCGGGCCCGAACGACACCTGGTGGCGCTAG
- the nrdI gene encoding class Ib ribonucleoside-diphosphate reductase assembly flavoprotein NrdI — translation MLVVYFSSATENTKRFVEKLGLPSQRIPLRRNDPELNVDEPYVLICPTYGGGVSVTGGNSRPVPGQVIRFLNNEGNRSLIRGVIAAGNSNFGADYCLAGKVIADKCKVPYLYRFELMGSAEDVAHVRRQLVQNAGRLGLRGGPEVVDRQDAPDESERLAKLREKYAGKYSRTR, via the coding sequence ATGCTGGTGGTCTACTTCTCTTCCGCGACGGAGAACACGAAGCGGTTTGTGGAGAAGCTCGGCCTCCCGTCCCAGCGCATCCCGCTGCGCAGGAACGACCCGGAACTCAACGTCGACGAGCCGTACGTGCTCATCTGCCCCACATACGGTGGCGGGGTGAGCGTCACCGGCGGCAACTCGCGGCCGGTGCCGGGGCAGGTGATCCGCTTCCTCAACAACGAAGGCAACCGGAGCCTGATCCGGGGTGTCATCGCCGCCGGCAATTCCAACTTCGGGGCAGATTACTGTCTTGCCGGGAAGGTTATCGCCGACAAGTGTAAGGTCCCATACTTGTACCGGTTCGAGCTCATGGGCTCGGCCGAGGACGTTGCGCACGTGCGCCGCCAACTGGTCCAAAATGCTGGAAGGTTGGGGCTGCGTGGGGGACCGGAGGTCGTCGATAGGCAAGATGCCCCGGACGAATCCGAGCGGCTTGCAAAACTGCGCGAAAAATACGCCGGTAAATATTCAAGAACACGATGA
- a CDS encoding fructosamine kinase family protein: MSDTFVKHGSAPGAAAAEAAYLRWLREGSTAVVEVLELDEDANTLTIEKVDPVRPTVDAARQAGRELAAIHAMGAAAFGAPADGWDGPNFIGTRQQACEPTERWAEFYVEQRVLPFAEKALRAGNVGDGGIDVVKQACDALLEEDEDAPLARIHGDLWAGNLLFGSEGPRFIDPAAHGGHPLTDVAMLELFGAPHLSAIVDGYVDAGGELGRDWQRRIAVHQLHPLAVHAWTHGPSYGSALVRAAEETLRVVGVGVDRGLKARYAAL, translated from the coding sequence ATGTCTGACACGTTTGTGAAGCACGGCAGCGCGCCGGGGGCCGCAGCCGCGGAGGCGGCGTACCTGCGCTGGCTGCGCGAGGGTTCCACCGCGGTGGTGGAGGTGCTGGAGCTGGACGAGGACGCGAACACGCTGACCATCGAGAAGGTGGATCCCGTTCGCCCGACCGTGGACGCCGCCCGCCAGGCCGGCCGTGAGCTGGCCGCAATCCACGCCATGGGGGCGGCCGCGTTCGGGGCGCCCGCGGACGGGTGGGACGGACCCAACTTCATCGGCACCCGCCAGCAGGCGTGCGAGCCAACTGAGCGCTGGGCCGAGTTCTACGTGGAGCAGCGAGTGCTGCCTTTTGCGGAAAAGGCGCTTCGGGCAGGCAATGTGGGGGACGGCGGGATTGACGTCGTCAAGCAAGCATGCGATGCGCTGCTCGAAGAAGACGAGGATGCCCCGCTGGCCCGCATCCACGGCGACCTGTGGGCGGGCAACCTGCTGTTCGGGTCGGAGGGGCCGCGGTTCATCGACCCGGCGGCGCACGGCGGGCACCCGCTGACCGACGTCGCGATGCTCGAGCTGTTCGGCGCGCCTCACCTCAGCGCCATCGTGGATGGGTATGTGGACGCCGGGGGCGAATTGGGCCGCGACTGGCAGCGGCGCATCGCGGTGCACCAGCTGCACCCGCTGGCGGTGCACGCGTGGACGCACGGCCCGTCCTACGGCTCCGCGCTCGTGCGCGCGGCGGAGGAGACCCTGCGCGTGGTGGGGGTAGGGGTTGACCGGGGTTTGAAGGCCCGCTACGCTGCGTTGTAA
- the nrdH gene encoding glutaredoxin-like protein NrdH, with product MSITVYSKPACMQCKATEKALTKAGLEFTTVDISMDDEARDYVMALGYVQAPVVEANGEHWSGFRPDRIKGLAAAA from the coding sequence ATGTCGATCACCGTTTACAGCAAGCCGGCCTGCATGCAGTGCAAGGCAACCGAGAAGGCCCTGACCAAGGCCGGCCTTGAGTTCACCACGGTTGACATCTCCATGGACGACGAGGCCCGCGACTACGTCATGGCCCTCGGCTACGTGCAGGCCCCGGTCGTTGAGGCCAACGGCGAGCACTGGTCCGGCTTCCGCCCGGACCGCATCAAGGGCCTCGCCGCCGCTGCGTAA
- a CDS encoding type II toxin-antitoxin system VapC family toxin, whose amino-acid sequence MNRGRSVVYVDSSVLIASIGNESYGAWAREVLAGQEAVSSAIAKVELARFVHRVGQLGDSLRTVMSAVSFAKVDDQTIAAATAVSGEVKALDALHVGTWAHLQAVGTDCRFITLDRKQAAAASRAGATVLHPFGDLP is encoded by the coding sequence ATGAATAGGGGGAGGTCCGTTGTATACGTCGACTCGTCCGTGCTCATTGCGTCGATTGGCAATGAGTCGTACGGCGCGTGGGCGAGAGAGGTCTTAGCGGGGCAAGAGGCCGTGAGTTCGGCCATTGCCAAAGTGGAACTAGCACGTTTTGTTCACCGGGTGGGGCAGTTGGGTGACTCTCTTCGCACGGTGATGTCGGCAGTCTCGTTCGCGAAAGTGGACGATCAGACAATCGCAGCCGCAACAGCGGTCAGTGGTGAAGTAAAAGCACTCGACGCCTTGCATGTGGGGACGTGGGCGCACCTGCAGGCTGTGGGAACGGACTGTCGGTTCATCACCTTGGATCGCAAGCAGGCAGCGGCAGCCTCGCGGGCAGGGGCGACGGTGCTGCACCCCTTCGGGGACCTGCCCTAG
- the nrdE gene encoding class 1b ribonucleoside-diphosphate reductase subunit alpha, with protein MTTQTVGKNVPEPVNESDQLDYHALNALLNLYDDNGQIQFDKDREAANQFFLQHVNQNTVYFHDLEEKIDYLVTNKYYEPDTIEKYDWNFIKDTFKRAYSYKFRFKSFLGAYKYYTSYTLKTFDGRRYLERFEDRVAMTSLFLADGNEDLAFALVDEIMTGRFQPATPTFLNAGKAQRGELVSCFLLRIEDNMESIGRAINSSLQLSKRGGGVALLLSNIRESGAPIKHIENQSSGVIPVMKLLEDAFSYANQLGARQGAGAVYLNAHHPDIMRFLDTKRENADEKIRIKTLSLGVVIPDITFELAKRNDDMYLFSPYDVERVYGVPFADISVTEKYEEMVEDPRIRKSKISARAFFQTIAEIQFESGYPYIMFEDTANRANPVKTGRINMSNLCSEILQVNSPSLLNEDLTYAETGHDISCNLGSLNIAMAMDSDDFAKTVETSIRALTAVADKTSIDSVPPVRDGNDASHAIGLGQMNLHGYLGREHIEYGSEEGLDFTNAYFAAVMYQCLRASHKIAVEKGTAFADFAKSEYATGEFFDRYNPEDFQPTTDKVKELFANSNIAVPTAQEWAQLKEDIARDGIYNRYLQAVPPTGSISYINNSTSSIHPIASKIEIRKEGKIGRVYYPAPHMDNENIEYFKDAYEIGYEKIIDTYAVATKYVDQGLSLTLFFKDTVTTRDINRAQIYAWKKGVKTLYYIRLRQMALEGTEIEGCVSCML; from the coding sequence GTGACTACCCAGACTGTCGGTAAGAATGTCCCGGAGCCGGTCAATGAAAGCGACCAGCTGGATTACCACGCGCTGAACGCGCTTCTGAACCTCTACGACGACAACGGCCAGATCCAGTTTGACAAGGACCGCGAGGCCGCGAACCAGTTCTTCCTCCAGCACGTCAACCAGAACACCGTCTACTTCCACGACCTGGAAGAAAAGATCGACTACCTAGTCACCAACAAGTACTACGAGCCGGACACCATTGAGAAGTACGACTGGAACTTCATTAAGGACACGTTCAAGCGCGCGTACTCCTACAAGTTCCGCTTCAAGTCCTTCCTCGGCGCGTACAAGTACTACACCTCCTACACGCTGAAGACCTTCGACGGGCGCCGCTACCTCGAGCGCTTCGAGGACCGCGTGGCCATGACCTCCCTCTTCCTCGCCGACGGCAACGAGGATCTCGCGTTCGCGCTTGTGGACGAGATCATGACCGGCCGCTTCCAGCCCGCCACCCCGACGTTCTTGAACGCAGGCAAGGCGCAGCGCGGCGAGTTGGTGTCCTGCTTCCTGCTGCGCATCGAAGACAACATGGAGTCCATCGGCCGTGCCATCAACTCGTCGCTGCAGCTGTCCAAGCGCGGCGGCGGCGTGGCTCTGCTTTTGAGCAACATCCGCGAGTCCGGCGCGCCGATCAAGCACATCGAGAACCAGTCCTCCGGCGTCATCCCCGTGATGAAGCTTCTGGAAGACGCGTTCTCCTACGCCAACCAGCTCGGTGCACGCCAGGGCGCAGGTGCGGTGTACCTCAACGCCCACCACCCCGACATCATGCGCTTTTTGGACACCAAGCGCGAGAACGCGGACGAGAAGATCCGCATCAAGACCCTCTCGCTCGGCGTGGTCATCCCGGACATCACTTTTGAGCTGGCCAAGCGCAACGACGACATGTACTTGTTCTCCCCGTACGACGTCGAGCGCGTCTACGGCGTGCCGTTCGCGGACATCTCCGTGACCGAAAAATACGAGGAGATGGTGGAAGATCCGCGCATCCGCAAGTCGAAGATCTCTGCGCGCGCGTTCTTCCAGACCATCGCCGAGATCCAGTTCGAGTCCGGCTACCCGTACATCATGTTCGAGGACACGGCGAACCGCGCGAACCCGGTGAAGACCGGCCGCATCAACATGTCCAACCTGTGCTCGGAGATCCTGCAGGTCAACTCCCCGTCATTGCTGAACGAGGACCTGACCTATGCCGAGACCGGCCACGACATCTCCTGCAACCTGGGCTCGCTGAACATCGCGATGGCGATGGACTCCGACGACTTCGCCAAAACCGTCGAGACCTCCATCCGCGCGCTGACCGCAGTGGCGGACAAGACCTCCATCGACTCCGTGCCGCCGGTGCGCGACGGCAACGACGCCTCCCACGCCATCGGCCTGGGCCAGATGAACCTGCACGGCTACCTCGGCCGCGAGCACATCGAATACGGCTCCGAGGAAGGCCTGGACTTCACCAATGCCTACTTCGCTGCCGTGATGTACCAGTGCCTGCGGGCCTCCCACAAGATCGCCGTGGAGAAGGGCACCGCGTTCGCGGACTTTGCCAAGTCCGAGTACGCCACAGGCGAGTTCTTCGACCGCTACAACCCGGAGGACTTCCAGCCCACAACCGATAAGGTCAAGGAGCTGTTTGCCAACTCCAACATCGCCGTGCCGACGGCGCAGGAGTGGGCGCAGCTGAAGGAAGATATCGCCCGCGACGGCATTTACAACCGCTACCTGCAGGCTGTGCCGCCGACCGGCTCGATTTCCTACATCAACAACTCCACGTCCTCGATCCACCCGATCGCCTCCAAGATTGAGATCCGCAAGGAAGGCAAGATCGGCCGCGTCTACTACCCGGCGCCGCACATGGACAACGAGAACATCGAGTACTTCAAGGACGCCTACGAGATCGGCTACGAGAAGATCATCGACACCTACGCGGTGGCCACGAAGTACGTCGACCAGGGCCTGTCGCTGACCCTGTTCTTCAAGGACACGGTGACCACCCGCGACATCAACCGCGCACAGATCTACGCGTGGAAGAAGGGTGTGAAGACCTTGTACTACATCCGCCTGCGCCAAATGGCGCTGGAAGGCACCGAGATCGAGGGCTGCGTCTCCTGCATGCTCTAG
- a CDS encoding TetR/AcrR family transcriptional regulator — protein sequence MSYWEHRKPVRRLRAVDIGEVARASVRLLDEGGLRALTLRSVAQQVGVAPASLYSRVESVDDLFDLALDTALADDPVMSASIRNADLPDLMHAFFTHLTTHRWAGQVIGMRAPRGPAYLALSERMCVLLEQAGTPDPLGTAYRLSNLVIGASLTAPMASDEKRVAIDPDQAPTYARLHATHHISPREILSDGITALLS from the coding sequence GTGAGCTACTGGGAACACCGCAAACCTGTACGACGCCTCCGCGCAGTGGACATCGGGGAGGTTGCGAGGGCATCGGTGAGGCTGCTGGACGAAGGCGGGTTGAGGGCCCTCACCCTGCGATCTGTGGCGCAACAGGTGGGTGTCGCTCCAGCCAGCCTGTACTCCCGTGTCGAATCCGTCGACGATCTGTTTGACCTCGCTCTCGACACAGCGCTTGCAGACGATCCCGTGATGTCCGCGTCGATCCGCAACGCCGATCTGCCTGACCTGATGCACGCCTTCTTCACGCACCTCACGACCCACCGGTGGGCCGGTCAGGTCATCGGTATGCGCGCTCCTAGGGGCCCGGCGTACCTGGCCCTTTCCGAGCGGATGTGCGTCCTGCTCGAACAAGCGGGTACCCCGGATCCGCTGGGAACTGCCTACCGTTTGTCCAACCTGGTGATTGGTGCCTCGCTGACCGCACCCATGGCATCTGACGAGAAGCGCGTCGCCATTGACCCTGACCAAGCTCCTACCTATGCGCGGCTCCACGCGACGCACCACATAAGCCCACGCGAGATTCTCTCCGACGGCATCACCGCACTCCTGTCGTGA
- the ykgO gene encoding type B 50S ribosomal protein L36 has protein sequence MKVRKSLRSLKNKPGAQVVRRHGKVFVINKKDPRFKARQG, from the coding sequence ATGAAGGTCCGCAAGTCGCTTCGGTCGCTGAAGAACAAGCCGGGCGCTCAGGTTGTGCGCCGCCACGGCAAGGTTTTTGTGATCAACAAGAAGGATCCCCGCTTCAAGGCTCGCCAGGGCTAA
- a CDS encoding type II toxin-antitoxin system Phd/YefM family antitoxin, with translation MGVEERLQELLAEQAGSTAVSMRELNQKTRAVIDRVVKEGIALTVTDRGRPIAEIHPVSQKTGLDRLEELGLLEQRGKPFEVDWEPIQLDFTLEEWLGEERGEDRLERVIADLRTLECSHIDEGRGDE, from the coding sequence ATGGGTGTTGAGGAACGGCTGCAAGAGCTGCTGGCTGAGCAGGCGGGTAGTACCGCCGTGTCAATGCGGGAGCTGAACCAAAAGACGCGTGCGGTGATCGACCGTGTGGTGAAGGAGGGGATTGCATTGACGGTGACGGATAGGGGACGGCCGATTGCGGAAATTCATCCGGTGAGCCAGAAAACAGGCTTGGACCGGCTTGAGGAACTGGGGCTCCTGGAGCAGAGGGGGAAACCGTTCGAAGTGGACTGGGAGCCCATCCAGCTCGACTTCACTCTGGAGGAATGGCTTGGGGAGGAGCGCGGTGAGGACCGCCTGGAGCGGGTGATAGCGGACCTCCGCACCCTGGAGTGCTCTCACATAGACGAGGGGAGGGGAGATGAATAG